In Planctomycetota bacterium, a genomic segment contains:
- a CDS encoding prenyltransferase/squalene oxidase repeat-containing protein, which yields MLAVLAALLIQAPPGGGVDSARVEEAIRRGIDFLRTARAPGVGFAGIKDSYELVLLTFVHAGVPETDPRFRELFRKMMEEPPANTYKVVLQAMILEEVHRVKYQPKIAQCAQFLEDNQCRNGQWGYGEPSEFVKEVPPPRDVATSPGDRSGVREFDRPGDSKPRVVRRIAVRKMKEGPAQGDNSNSQYAALGLRACHDAGIVLPKEVLQKARAWWVESQHADESRAAGAAVASGLGGPARGWCYSRLDVCAKAHRPYFGMTAGGVASLAIYDHLLEIDLRRDPAVRAGIQWLAASWSVTENRGTPEFDPQPKSELYYALYALERVGMLCGLEKIGPHDWYAEGARAILDAQRKDGSWSSGVDRCDPTWDTCFAILFLKKATRALVASEDGRARRGGEEK from the coding sequence ATGCTGGCCGTGCTGGCGGCGCTCCTGATCCAGGCTCCTCCCGGCGGCGGGGTCGATTCCGCGCGCGTCGAGGAGGCGATCCGGAGAGGGATCGATTTCCTTCGCACGGCCCGGGCGCCGGGAGTCGGCTTCGCCGGGATCAAGGACTCGTATGAGCTGGTCCTGCTGACCTTCGTGCACGCCGGCGTTCCGGAAACCGATCCCCGGTTTCGCGAGCTTTTCCGGAAGATGATGGAAGAGCCGCCGGCGAACACCTACAAGGTCGTGCTCCAGGCGATGATCCTGGAGGAAGTCCACCGCGTGAAATACCAGCCGAAGATCGCTCAGTGCGCCCAGTTCCTGGAGGACAATCAGTGCCGGAACGGCCAATGGGGCTACGGGGAGCCTTCCGAATTCGTGAAGGAGGTTCCGCCCCCCCGGGATGTGGCCACGTCGCCGGGGGACCGCTCGGGAGTGCGGGAGTTCGATCGGCCGGGAGACTCCAAGCCCCGCGTCGTGCGCCGGATCGCGGTGCGGAAGATGAAGGAAGGGCCCGCCCAGGGAGACAACTCGAACAGCCAGTATGCGGCTCTGGGGCTGCGGGCCTGCCACGACGCCGGCATCGTCCTGCCGAAGGAAGTCCTGCAGAAGGCCCGCGCCTGGTGGGTGGAAAGCCAGCACGCGGACGAATCCAGGGCCGCCGGCGCGGCGGTGGCGAGCGGCCTGGGAGGTCCCGCCCGCGGCTGGTGCTACTCCCGCCTGGACGTCTGCGCCAAAGCCCATCGGCCCTACTTCGGCATGACCGCGGGGGGCGTCGCTTCCCTGGCGATCTACGACCATCTCCTGGAGATCGATCTCCGGCGCGATCCCGCGGTCCGCGCGGGGATCCAGTGGCTGGCCGCCTCCTGGTCCGTCACCGAGAACCGGGGGACCCCCGAGTTCGATCCTCAGCCGAAGTCCGAGCTCTACTACGCGCTGTACGCCCTCGAGCGCGTCGGGATGCTCTGCGGCCTGGAGAAGATCGGGCCGCACGACTGGTACGCCGAGGGGGCGCGCGCGATCCTGGACGCGCAGCGGAAGGACGGCTCCTGGAGCAGCGGCGTGGACCGGTGCGATCCGACGTGGGACACCTGCTTCGCCATCCTCTTCCTCAAAAAGGCGACCCGCGCGCTGGTGGCCAGCGAGGACGGCCGGGCGCGGCGGGGAGGAGAAGAGAAATGA